The following is a genomic window from Hymenobacter chitinivorans DSM 11115.
CGCTACGACGTGGTTGAGGTTGCGGGCGGCTTGCTGCCAGCGGGCCGCAGCCTGGGTCCAGTCGGTGGCTTGCACGCACTGCCGGGCTTGCTGCATGTGCGCATTCTTCTTGGCGCGGGTGTAGACGTTGCGCGACAACGGCACGTAGGACGGCGCAATCCGGCGGGCATACTGGTCGCCGATGCGGAGGGCCACTTCCCGGATGCAGCGCTCCGGGGCGGGCAGACCGGCCAGCGCGGCCTGGTAGCTGGCGCCTTCACTACTCCAGCCCAAATGGTCTTCCTGCCGGGCCTGGTCGACCACCAGCCCCTCGGGGCCGTAGGTGCGGAACCCGGACACAATGCGCATGTCCATGTGCACGACGGTTACCAGTACTTTCCGGTCGGGCTTGTCTTTCTCCTTAATCACCCGCTCTTCCTGGCGCCGCTGCAGCTGCATGTCGGAGTCGAAGGCTTCGAGTACCACCAGCCCATCGACCTGGGAGGTGCGGCAGACCCGCCGGACGTAGTCGGGAGCCATGGGCGGCAGGAAAAACTCGCGCGTGCGGCCGACGAGCTGCAGGTTGGCCGGCGTCACGCGGAAGCGGGGGCTGTTGCGCATCAGGGCCTCGCCGGTACTCAGCACGCAGGCTTCCGCCCCGGCCCGGTCCACCATCGGCCCTTCCCCCGTAAAAATTCCTTCCAGCACGTCGAAGAATTTGTCGCGGCGGCTGTCGGGCAGGATGCGGTTGGCGGTGGCAATACGCTGCAGGGTCGGGGGCATCGGTACCGAGGCCGGAGCCAGCGCCTCCAGGTGAACGGTCGTGGTGCAACTGCTGGCTAGGCCCAGGAAGACCAGGCTAACCCAGGCGGAACGGAGTAGAGAATATTTCATAGCCGGAAAATAAAAACGAGAAGAGGGGAACCTTTCAGCTCCCCTCTTCAACACCATGCCAAAAATTGGCTCCGGCTATATATAACCCGACCTACGCTGCCCGTTAGATAAACAGGGAGCTGATGCTTTCGTGGGTTACCACGTTGCGGATGGCCTGAGCAAACAGGTTGGCCAAGGAAATGACTTTGATTTTGGGGTTTTCCTGCTTCAGCGGAATCGTGTCGGTGATGACCAGCTCTTCCAGCACCGAGTTGCGGATCCGCTCGTGGGCCGGGCCACTGAGCACGCCGTGGGTAATAACGGCCCGCACCGACTTGGCCCCGCGCTCCATCAGCAGCTCGGCGGCCTTGCAGATGGTGCCGGCCGTATCCACGATGTCATCCACGAGGACCACGTTCATACCCGTCACGTCGCCGATGACCTGCATCGAGGCAATTTCGTTGGCCCGCAGGCGCATTTTGTCGCAAACCACGATTTCGGCCCCGAACTTCTTGGCAAAAGCGCGGGTGCGCACCACGCCGCCCACGTCGGGCGAGGCGAAAATCAGATCATCCAAACCCAGGGACTTTATATAAGGAGCCGAAACGGTGGCCCCGTCCAGATGATCCACCGGGATGTCGAAGAAACCCTGAATCTGGCCCGCATGCAGGTCGCAGGTCATCAGGCGGTCAGTGCCCACGCTCTGAATGAAGTCGGCCACGACTTTGGCGCCAATGCTCACGCGGGGCTTGTCCTTGCGGTCCTGGCGGGCGTAGCCGAAGTAGGGCATGACCACGGTGACCGAGGCAGCCGAGGCCCGCTTGGCGGCATCCACCATCAGCATCAGCTCCATCAGGTTTTCGGCCGGCGGGTTGGTGCTCTGAATAAGGAATACCGCGCAGCCCCGCACACTTTCGTTGAAGCTGGGGCCGAGTTCGGTGTCGGCGAAGCGCTGAATGCTCAAATCACCGAGCTGGGTACCGTATGCTTCGGCAATTGCTTTGCCGAGTTCAGGAGAAGCGTTTCCTGCAAAGATTTTAACCTGCTGAGCCATGGAGAGGGGTAAGGGGGCGAAAACGGAAGAAACTGAAAAAGCGAAAGGCGCCGATTCTTCCGGGGAGGAAGGATCAGCGCCTTTCGCGTTACTGTAGTCGGTTGTCCGACCAGGGCTCGAACCTGGACTTTCTTGAATCAAAATCAAGCGTGTTGCCAGTTACACCATCGGACAATTTCCAAGCGGCTATCGGTGTGGATGTGCCGTTTGGGTGTGCAAATGTACTACGGGAAACATTCAAGGCAAATTTTACCGCAAAAATTTTTGCAGAAATTTTCGGGTACTTCCCCGCAAAATATTGCGTTTTGGGGCTTACAGGTTGATAATCAGGGTGGATTAGGGTCGGAAAAAAGGCCCGAACTTTACTCCGGCCCGGCTTTGGCAAAGCCGGGATTAAGCCGTAGTTTTGCACCCTGAAAACGTTGCACCCATCTACATAAAGACTCGCAATGGCGAATAACGGTAAAATCACCCAGGTAATCGGTCCCGTTGTGGACGTGAGCTTCGCGGGTGAAGGCTCTACGCTCCCCAATATCCTCGACGCACTCGAAGTCACGAAAGACAACGGCCAGGTAGTCATCCTGGAGTGCCAGCAACACCTCGGTGAAGACCGTGTGCGCACCATCGCCATGGACTCGACCGAAGGTCTGACCCGCGGCGCGGTAGTACGGAACCTGGGCGCCCCCATGTCGATGCCCACGGGCGAAGGCGTGAAAGGTCGTCTGTTCAACGTGGTAGGCTACGCCATCGACGGCATCCCGCAGCCCAAGAGCGACGGCCCGCTGCCGATTCACCGCCAGCCCCCGCCCTTCGAGGACCTGGCCACGTCGTCGGAAATCCTCTTCACGGGTATTAAAGTAATTGACCTGCTCGCTCCCTATGTAAAAGGTGGCAAAATTGGTTTGTTCGGTGGTGCCGGCGTTGGCAAGACTGTACTGATCATGGAGCTGGTAAACAACATTGCCAAAGCTTACGCTGGTCTGTCGGTATTTGCCGGCGTGGGTGAGCGTACCCGCGAAGGCAATGACCTGTTGCGCGAATTCATTGAGTCGGACATCATCAAGTACGGTGAGGAGTTCAAGCACTCAATGGAAGCTGGCGGCTGGGACCTCTCGAAGGTAGACCAGAACGAGCTGCTCAAGTCGCAGGCTACCCTGGTGTTCGGCCAGATGAACGAGCCCCCCGGAGCCCGGGCCCGCGTAGCCCTGTCGGGTCTAACCATTGCGGAAAACTTCCGCGACGGTGACGGCTCGGGTGCCGGCCGCGACATCCTGTTCTTCATCGACAACATTTTCCGCTTTACCCAGGCGGGTTCGGAAGTATCGGCTCTGCTGGGCCGGATGCCTTCGGCCGTAGGTTACCAGCCCACGTTGGCTACCGAAATGGGTGCCATGCAGGAGCGCATCACCTCGACCAAGCGTGGTTCCATCACCTCGGTACAGGCTGTGTATGTACCGGCTGATGACTTGACTGACCCGGCTCCGGCTAACACCTTTGCCCACTTGGACGCTACCACGGTACTGTCGCGTAAGATTGCCGAGCTCGGCATCTACCCGGCTGTTGACCCGCTGGACTCCACCTCGCGCATCCTGTCGATTGAAGTACTCGGTGCCGAGCACTACAACACGGCTCAGCGCGTGAAGGAGATTCTGCAGCGTTACAAGGAACTGCAGGACATCATCGCCATCCTGGGGATGGACGAACTCTCGGAAGAGGATAAGCTGACCGTAACGCGCGCCCGCCGGGTGCAGCGTTTCCTGTCGCAGCCCTTCTTCGTGGCCGAGCAGTTTACCGGTCTGGCCGGCGTACTGGTTGACATCAAGGATACCATCAAAGGCTTCAACGCCATCATCGACGGTACCTACGACCACCTGCCCGAGTCGGCTTTCAACCTGGTTGGCACCATCGAGGATGCCATTGCCAAGGGTGCCAAGCTGATGGCTGAAGCCAAGTAATTTTATCTAATGTGCGAATGTGATTGAATATGCTGATGTGCTAAGGCAGAATTTTCTGGTTAACACATCAGCATATTTAATTAGCACACCAGCACATTTCCACATTAGCACATTAATACCATGCGTTTAGAAATCATCACGCCGGACCGGAAGGTATTTGAGGGCGACGTAGTGTCGGCGCAATTTCCGGGTACCGACGGGCTGTTTGAGGTCCTCAACAACCACGCTCCGCTGATCAGCGCCCTCAAGTCGGGCGACATCACGGTGACGGGTGCCGCCGGCCGCGAATCCTTCCGCATCGAAGGAGGCGTGGTGGAAGTGCTCCGCAACAATGTGATTGTACTGGCCGAAGGCGTAGTGGCGTAAGCTACTTGACGGCTCAACAATACGGAAGCCCCGCATCTGGCAACAGGTGCGGGGCTTTTTGGTGGCCGTACTTTTTTGGTAATAAGCAGCGGCCAAACTGAAAAAAAGTGCGACGGATCAGTAGCTTGCGGTGCTCATCCGTTTTGTATTCATTCCTTATTTATGCGCAAGCTCCTTGCCTTCACTTTGCTCGCTCTTACTGCCGTTGCCGGGCGCGCCCAGACGTACCAGATTGATTATCGGCGGGCCATGCAGGCCCAGGATACGGCCAAGGTTCGGAAAGTGCTGACCACTTGGCAGCAGAAAAAGCCCCAGGACCCCGACTGGTACGTGGCCAATTTTAACTACCTACTGAAGAAATCCTACCGGGTGGTGGTCAGCGCGGACCCGGACAAGAAAGGCGGGGTGGTGTTCAGCAAGCCCGATGGAAAGGCCGCCGGCTCCATCAGTAAAGGCTACGAGCCCACGCTGCTGGCGGCGGCCCGCGCCACGCTGCGGGATGGTATCCGGGTGGCGCCCGACCGGCTGGACATGCGCTTTGGCCTAGCCAAAACCTACGAAATGACCCAGGAACCGGCCGCCGAAATCGAGGTGCTGACGGCCGCCCTAGCCGATCGGCAAGCCAGCGGTAAACCCTGGCGGTGGCGGGATGGGGCGGCTTTGCCCGCGGCCGAGAAGGTGTTTGTGCCCGAAAGCATGGAGGAGTACATGCTGCCCTACTGGCAGATGCAAAATGCCGAAGCGGACGAGGTGGTGCGGCAACTGGCCGAGCTGCTGGGCAAATACTACCCCGAAAGCTCATTGGCGCCCTTCAACCTGGGCACGTACTACGCCCAGAAAAAGGAGTGGCAGAAGTCGTTGGAGCTGTTTGAGCAGGCCAATACCCGCAAGCCCAACGACTGGCAAACCCTAGCCAACCTGACCAAGGTAGAAATTGAACTGGGCCATAAGACCCAGGCCCAGCAATATCTGGCGGCGTTGCGCAAGCTACCAGAAGGCCGCCCGGCCGCGGCCGACCTGAGTAAGGAAATTCGGGAGATGAAATAGCGCCCGGCGTTGCGCCCGGCCGTATCTTGCGGCCCCAAATACGTCCGTTTCCGCGCTAATCATGAAGATTACCCCTAAAATCACCCCGATTTACCAGACGTCCGTCTTCAAGTTTGACGACCTGAACGAACTGGAGCAATACTTTGGGGAGCCGGGGAGCCGGTATATGTACTCGCGCAACGGCAACCCCAACTCCGACGAGCTGGCCGCGGCCGTCAACAAGCTCGAGGGCGGGGTGGGGGCCATTGCTACCGGCTCGGGGATGGCCGCCATTTTCGCCGCCATCCTGGCCTACTGCCAGGCCGGGGACCATGTGCTGTGCGCGGCCGACATCTACGGGGGCTCTTCGTCGCTGCTGAATGCCGAGCTGAGCCGCATGGGCATCACGGTAAGTTACGTGCCGTTTGAGCAGCTCTACACGCTGGGGGAGTTTGTGCAGCCCACTACCCGGCTGCTGCTGGCCGAAACCATCAGCAACCCGCTGCTGCGCGTAGCCGATTTGCGCCGCCTGGCCGCCGAGTGTCACGCCCACGGGCTGAAGCTGGTGGTGGATAACACGTTTGCCTCGCCCATTATTACCCGGCCCCTGGAGCTGGGTGCCGACATCACCTTGCACAGCGTGACCAAGTACATTGCCGGGCACAGCGACGTAACGGCTGGCGTGGTGGTGACCAGCGACGCGGAAACGGCGGCCCGCCTCAAGCAGATTGGCGTGTTTTACGGCCTGACGCTGAGCCCGATGGAAAGCTGGCTGGCCGTGCGAGGCCTCAAAACCCTACGGCTGCGCATGCGGGAGCACAGCGCCAACGCCCTAGCCATTGCCAACTTCCTGGCGGCCCACCCCAAAGTGCGGCAAGTCAATTATCCGGGCCTGGAGGCCCACCCGCAGCACGCGCTGGCCCGGGAACAGGGCGCCGGGCAGTTTGGGGGCATGATGTCGTTTTTGCTGGCTGATGAAGCCGAAGCTGTCAACGAGCTGATGCACCGCACCAAACGGTTCCCCTTCGCGCCGTCCCTGGCCGGGGTCGACTCGTCCTTGTCGTATCCGCTGGGCACTTCGCACCGCTACCTCACGCCCGAGCAGCAGCGGGAGCTGGGCATTACCGTGGGATTGGTGCGGCTGTCGGTAGGCATTGAGCCCCTGGAAGACCTGCTAGCCGACCTGGCGCAGGCCTTGGATTGAGCTATAAACGGCCCCAATTTAATAGTTGAATACAATTTATTAAGTCTGATTGAGTAGGGGTAATTCATTGAAATAAAGGCCTTTGTGTTTGATTATGGGCTAAAGTAAAAGTCCTGGAAAGTTGTTTTTTAGGGTTAAGCTTGCCGGAAAGGTGTCGTATTTCGCAGCAGTACAACAGTGTATTGCTGGCTAGTCCGGCTTCGTTTCACGCTTTCCCAACTTACTTGCTCATGGCTTCTGCTTCATCCCGCTTGCCTCTTTCGCTTAAGCTTGTTGTCAGTGGCTTTCTGGCCGTGATGGTGCCGGTGTATTACCTCAACTACGGCCCCACCAACTTCCTCTACTTCTGCGACGTAGCCCTGCTCCTTTGCTTTGTGAGTTTGTGGACCGAGTCGGCGCTGCCGGCCTCGATGGCCGCGGTGGGCATCCTGCTGCCCCAGGCCTTCTGGTGCGCCGACTTCGTGGGCGAACTGCTGGGCATGCGTTTGGTGGGCATGACGAGCTACATGTTTGACCCCAACCGCTCGTTATTTCTGCGCGGGCTTTCCTTTTTCCACGGTTGGCTCCCGTTTCTGCTGCTGTTTCTGGTGAAGCGCCTGGGGTACGACCGGCGCGCCCTCTGGGCCTGGACCGGCCTGGGCTGGAGTCTGTGCCTGGTGGCCTACTTCCTGCTGCCCGCTGCCGGTACCGTCATGCCCGACCCCAAAATCCCGGTCAATATCAACTACGTTTTCGGCTTCGATGATGCCCACGCCCAGACTTGGCTGCCCGCGCCGGTATATTTGGTGTGCTGGATGACGGCGCTGCTGGCCGTATTCTACCTGCCCACCCATTTTGTACTGCGCAAAGTGTTTGGCAGCCCCATGCAACGTGCCAAAGGGCTCAGTACTTCGGAAGTTACGGGACGCCTAGCCGCGTAAGCACGCTGTCTTGCCCAATGCGTGGGGAAAATGCCGCGTTTAGCACCATCCACAGGCTTCGACACTATATACTGCCGGCTTAAGGTTTGTACTGCGTGCCATGCTTTTTGTACGGCTTGTGCTAGGCACTGAACTTTATGTACTGGGTAGCCGGAGTATGTACTAAATCACAGTCCAGATTAGGACTGCAGAATTTCGCGCAGGGCTCCAGCCACGCGGCGCAAATCGGTTTCCGTCATGGCCGAGCCGGAGGGCAGGCACAGGCCGCGGGCAAACAAATCGGCGCTGACGGCCTGGCCGTAGCGCGGCGTGTGGGCAAACAGCGGCTGCTGGTGCAGGGGCTTCCACAGGGGCCGCGACTCGACATTGTGGGTTTCCAGGTGCTGGTGGACTTGCTCGGGGGTGACGGAGGTATGTTCCGGGTCGAGGGTGACGGCTGTGAGCCAGCGGTTGGAGGTTCCCAGGGCCGGCTCGGTGGGCCCAAATTGCAGGGCCGGCACGTCGCGCAGGTTCTGCTCGTACCAGGCAAAGATTTCCCGGCGACTTTTCACCCGGCTGTCGATAAGCTCCATCTGGCCCCGCCCGATACCGGCCAGGATGTTGCTGAGCCGGTAGTTGTAGCCTACCGTGGAGTGCTGATAATACGGAGCCGGGTCTTTGGCCTGGGTGGCCAGAAACCGGGTTTTCTCGGCCCAGTCGGTCCGGTTGGTGACTAGGGCGCCGCCCCCGCTGGTGGTAATAATCTTGTTGCCGTTGAAGGAGAAAACGCCCACGTGGCCGAACGTGCCGAGGCGGCGGCCGTCGAAGCGGGAGCCCAGGGCTTCGGCGGCGTCTTCGAGCACCGGAATGTCGTGAGCCTCGGCAATGGCCAGCAGCTGGGGCAGCAAAGCTGGCATGCCATAGAGGTGCACCAGAATCAGGGCCTTGGGCTTTTTGCCGAGCCGAATTCGGTCTTCAATGGCCTCGCGCAGCCGGTCGGGGCACATATTCCAGGTGGTCGGCTCACTATCCACGAAGACGGGCGTGGCGCCCAGGTACAGAATCGGGTTGGCCGTAGCCACAAACGTAAACGAGGGGCAGAGCACTTCGTCGCCGGGCCCTACACCCAGCAGCAGCAGGCCCAGGTGAATGGCGGCCGTGCCCGAGGCCAGCGCCACGCAGTGGGCCGCGCCGGTATACTGGCAGATATCCTGCTCAAAACCCGCAAGGTTGGGGCCGGCCGGGGCCACCCAGTTATCCTCAATGGCCTTGTGCACATAGTTGAGCTCGTGACGGCCGAGGTGGGGCGGGGAAAGAAAGATTCGGTCGTAATCCTGACTATGCATGCGTTTTGATAACGGTGGCGGGTACGCCGACGGCGGTGCAGTCGGCGGGTAGGTCGCGCACGGCCACGGCCCCGGCGCCCACGATGGTGCGGGCCCCGATGCGGACCTGGTTGATAACGGTGGCGTTGGTACCTAAGTACACGCCGGTTTCCAGATACGCTTCGCCGCCCACGTTGGCGTGGGGCATCAGGGAGCAGAAGTCGGCGAGCACCGCGTCGTGGCCGATGGTGCAGCCCAGGTTGAGCAGCACGTGGCGGCCCAGGCGAATATCGGTGGTCAGAATGCAGCCCTGCCCGATGATGCAGCCTTCACCGAGCTCAATACGCTGGTAGAGCTGGCAGGCCACGGCCGGGTGCACCAGCGTGGCAAAGCGGAGTTGGGGCGAGGTAAGCAGCCCGGCAATGGTGGCCCGGCTGCGCCCGTTGCCGACGGCAATAATCACCTGTAGCGGCTCGGTAGTGGCATTCAAGGCGGCCGAGTCACCGAGGTAGGGCAGGTCGTGGATGATGGCCGTGGCCGGGCGCTGGTCGTCGTAGAAGCCGGCTAGCTGCCAGGTGGGGCGGGCTTCGTTGATTTGCCGGGCCAGCACCAGCACTTCCCGGCCCAGCCCCCCGGCGCCGAATATCACCAGCTTGGGCAGCGGGTCGGATGCAGCAATACTATGCGTGAAGAAATGGGTCATGCAACAGGGGGAGAAGAAGCGGGCGGCGAGCCGGTAAAAGCTTCCGTGGTAGCTTGGCCGGGGGCCGAAATGCCCTGGGCCCCGAGCACCCGCCGCGCGGTGAGCAGCAAAATGCGCAGGTCCAGGGCCAGGGACAGGTGGTCGACATACCAGACGTCGAAGGCAAACTTTTGTTCCCACGACAGGGCGTTGCGGCCGTTGACCTGGGCCCAGCCCGTGATGCCGGGCTTGACCTCGTGGCGGCGGGCCTGCTCGGGCGAGTATAGCGGCAGATACTGGGGCAGCAGGGGCCGTGGGCCCACCAGGCTCAGTTCCCCGCGCACCACGTTCCAGAGCTGGGGCAGCTCATCCAGGGACGAAGCGCGCAGCCAGCGGCCCAACCGGGTGAGGCGCTGGGCGTCGGGCAGCAGATGGCCGGCCGCGTCGCGGGCGTCGGACATGGTTTGGAGCTTATAGAGCGTGAACAGGGCGCCGGCCCGGCCCGGCCGGAGCTGACGAAACAGGACGGCTCCCCGGTTCTGGAAAGCCAGCAGCAGGGCCGCCCCCAGCAGCAGCGGCAGCGTGAGCAGGGCCGCGGGCAGGGCCACGACAAGGTCAAGCCCACGCTTGCCCCAGTTTGGGTACCAGGATGCGGATTCAGAAACGGCCATACGCGTAATAAAAGCCCTGGTCACGGAGAGCGGGCTAAGGGCAAAAATATGCTTTTTATGCAGCGCAGGCCGTAGCTTGCGGCGTGTCCGGGCCCTGGCGCGTCCAACTTCCGCTTCTGGTGGTTGAATCCGCCCCCGTTTGGGGCTCATTTTTCTGCTTTCCGCCTCTGCCTGTTCTGCTTATGCTCGTCTTTCCCAACGCCAAACTCAACCTGGGCCTTTACGTCACGGAGCAGCGGCCCGACGGGTTTCGCAACCTCGAATCGGTGTTTGTGCCCCTGCCGTGGTGCGACGCGCTGGAAGTGCTGCAAGCCCCGGCCACTGCCCTGACTTTGTCGGGCATCCCGATTCCGGGTGAGGCGGCCACCAACCTGTGCTGGCGGGCCTACGAGTTGCTCAAAGCGGATTTTGACCTGCCCGCCGTGCAGATGCACTTGCACAAAGCCGTGCCCATCGGGGCGGGCCTGGGCGGCGGCTCCGGCGACGCGGCCTTTGCGCTGCGGGCTCTGCGGGAGCTGTTCGACTTGCCCCTGACCACCGGGCAGCTCCAGCAGTACGCCCGCCGCCTGGGCTCCGACTGCGCCTTTTTCGTGGAGAACAAGCCGGTTTTTGCTTACGAGAAAGGGGACATATTCGCGCCCATTACGCTTGATTTGACGGGCGTGGCCTGCCAGGTGGTGTACCCCAATCTGCACATCAGCACGGCCGAAGCGTATGCCCGCGTGGGCACCCGCCCGCCCCGCCACGACCTGCGCCAAAGCCTGGCCCAGCCCATGGCCACCTGGCGCGACACGGTGACCAATGACTTTGAAGACGCCCTGACCCCGCATTACCCGGTGCTGGCCGACATAAAAGCCGCCTTATACGCCGCCGGCGCTACCTACGCCAGCCTGTCGGGCTCGGGCTCGGCGGTGTACGGCTTGTTTCCGGATAGTGAGCTGCCGCCGCTGACGTGGTCGTCGGAATATCAGGTGTGGAGTGGGCCGCTGTAGCCTCCGGCAAGCATTGGAAAAGCGGCTTCGCGGGCTGTGCCAACTGCTGCCGGTAGCCGCCGGGCTGCTGGCGGCGGGTTGTGCGCCGGCTGAACCGCCGCCGCTGCGCATCAGCGTGGTAGGCGACGTGCTCCTGGACCGGGGCGTACCCGCGGCGGCGCGGCGCGACAGTGCCCGGCTGCAACGTACTGCCCGGCGGCTCTGGGAGGCCAGCCGCTACGTAATCGGCAACCTGGAGTGCCCTTTGGCTTCCGCGGCGGTGCCGGTGCGCAAGCAGTTTTCGTTTCGGGGGCAGCCGCAGGCGGCACGGTGGCTGCGGCGGCTGGGGTTTACCCAGCTGTCCTTGGCCAACAACCACACGCTCGACCAGCAGCTGGCCGGGTTGCGCACAACTCATGAGGTATTGCGGCAAGCTGGGCTAGTCGGGCTTGGCTTTGCGGCTGATTCTCTGGCTGGCTGCCTGCCTACTTTGCTTGGTCCCGACAGCAGCGTGGCCGTTTTTGCCTACTCGGCCCTGCACGTAAGCGCCCGGGGTCAAGGCTGCCTGTGCGGGCGGGATTTTACAATTCTCTGCGAACGGGTGGCGGCCTACAAAACGCTGTTTCCCCGCCGGGCCGTCATTGTATACCTGCACTGGGGCACCGAGTACTCTTTCGAACCCGGGCCCGAGCAACGGCAGCAGGCACGCATGCTTATCGACTGCGGCGCCGCCGCCGTGGTGGGGGCGCATCCGCACGTGGTGCAGGCGGCCGAGTTTTACCGGGGCCGTCCTATTCTCTATAGCCTGGGCAATTTCCTTTTCGACCAGCAGGGCCGGGGGGCCGACCTGGCCGCCCAGGCCGATTTTGACGTGCGCGCCGGCCGCGTGGTGGCCACCTGGATTCGGCCGCTGCGCCTGCGGGGCGCGGTGCCCCAGCCCGCCGACGAAACCGCCCGTGCTATGCTCGCCGCTCGGCTGCAAGGCGCTTCCTCCGCGCTACGGCTGGTGCCCGACCCGGCCGGTACCGGCTGGCAATTGCTGCCAAGCGTAGCAGCCGCAGCGGATACTACGGCCGCTTGTACTGCCCGCCAGCTGGTGCTGCCGGCTGCTGGCGCTACCGTGCGGCTGCGCTACCGGCCCCGCGTCCGGGAATATCAGGTGCAAACGACAATTGGGCCCACCACGACGGTGCTGGATCTGGGCTTTCCGCTGTACCGCTTCACCCAGGGCGACGTGGACAACGACGGACAACCTGATTTGCTGGTGGGCCCCGTAAAGGCCACGCGCTTCGACTCCACGGTGCGCCGGCGCTTGTTCGTGTACCAGCTCCGGCAAGGCCGCTGGGTGCCCCGCTGGCTGGGTTCCCGGGTGGTGTACCGCCTGCTATATTTCCGCCCGGCCCGCGCGCCGGATACCCGTACCGTTGTGCTTACCTTGGAGCAGGCGCCCGATGGCCAGTACTGGGTGGGGCGCTATTACTGGCAGGGGTTTGGTCTGGTGCTCGACCGATTTGTGTACCACAGCCGCTCCTTGGACGCGGCATATTTGCAGTTTGTGTAGATTTAACTAGTTGATTATGAATCGTAATTCGATAATTGCAGTGGCCTTGGTAATTCTGGTGGCCCTGGGCGCCGGGTTGTTTTTCTGGCGGCGGCCTGCTGCCCAAGTCCCGGCTCCGGCGGCAGCAAAAGCAGCAGCCACCCCCGCGCCCCAGCTCACAGATTCGGCGCATGATAATGGCTTTGGGGAAATAGTGCCCGTGGTGGCCGCCGCCGATAAGCGCCTGCTGACCAGCTACTACCAGCGGCCCTACATCAAAGAGTATTATACGGAAGAGTACTACGAAGAATTCAGCCCCGAAAGCGCCCACGAGGCCCCGCTGCCCACGTTCGACTATGACCAGAACCTGGATGGCAAGTCCTACCTCGACTTGCTGCTGCTGCGCAACACCGTGTACGCCCGTAATGGCTACTGCTTTCTGAACGCCACGGCCCGCAAGTACTTCAGCAAACAAAACTGGTACCGTCCCGTGTGGAGCGAGGTAATTACGGACAGCACCGGCCGGGAGCTGCAGCCCGCCGACTCGCTGCTGCCGGTGCCGCTGGACCCCCGGGAGCTAGCCTTTGTGCAACGGGTCCACGCCCGCGAAACCGAGCTGCTGCGGCAGCGCGAAGCCCGGCAA
Proteins encoded in this region:
- a CDS encoding sugar transferase, whose protein sequence is MAVSESASWYPNWGKRGLDLVVALPAALLTLPLLLGAALLLAFQNRGAVLFRQLRPGRAGALFTLYKLQTMSDARDAAGHLLPDAQRLTRLGRWLRASSLDELPQLWNVVRGELSLVGPRPLLPQYLPLYSPEQARRHEVKPGITGWAQVNGRNALSWEQKFAFDVWYVDHLSLALDLRILLLTARRVLGAQGISAPGQATTEAFTGSPPASSPPVA
- a CDS encoding acetyltransferase, with the protein product MTHFFTHSIAASDPLPKLVIFGAGGLGREVLVLARQINEARPTWQLAGFYDDQRPATAIIHDLPYLGDSAALNATTEPLQVIIAVGNGRSRATIAGLLTSPQLRFATLVHPAVACQLYQRIELGEGCIIGQGCILTTDIRLGRHVLLNLGCTIGHDAVLADFCSLMPHANVGGEAYLETGVYLGTNATVINQVRIGARTIVGAGAVAVRDLPADCTAVGVPATVIKTHA
- a CDS encoding CapA family protein, which codes for MEKRLRGLCQLLPVAAGLLAAGCAPAEPPPLRISVVGDVLLDRGVPAAARRDSARLQRTARRLWEASRYVIGNLECPLASAAVPVRKQFSFRGQPQAARWLRRLGFTQLSLANNHTLDQQLAGLRTTHEVLRQAGLVGLGFAADSLAGCLPTLLGPDSSVAVFAYSALHVSARGQGCLCGRDFTILCERVAAYKTLFPRRAVIVYLHWGTEYSFEPGPEQRQQARMLIDCGAAAVVGAHPHVVQAAEFYRGRPILYSLGNFLFDQQGRGADLAAQADFDVRAGRVVATWIRPLRLRGAVPQPADETARAMLAARLQGASSALRLVPDPAGTGWQLLPSVAAAADTTAACTARQLVLPAAGATVRLRYRPRVREYQVQTTIGPTTTVLDLGFPLYRFTQGDVDNDGQPDLLVGPVKATRFDSTVRRRLFVYQLRQGRWVPRWLGSRVVYRLLYFRPARAPDTRTVVLTLEQAPDGQYWVGRYYWQGFGLVLDRFVYHSRSLDAAYLQFV
- the ispE gene encoding 4-(cytidine 5'-diphospho)-2-C-methyl-D-erythritol kinase: MLVFPNAKLNLGLYVTEQRPDGFRNLESVFVPLPWCDALEVLQAPATALTLSGIPIPGEAATNLCWRAYELLKADFDLPAVQMHLHKAVPIGAGLGGGSGDAAFALRALRELFDLPLTTGQLQQYARRLGSDCAFFVENKPVFAYEKGDIFAPITLDLTGVACQVVYPNLHISTAEAYARVGTRPPRHDLRQSLAQPMATWRDTVTNDFEDALTPHYPVLADIKAALYAAGATYASLSGSGSAVYGLFPDSELPPLTWSSEYQVWSGPL
- a CDS encoding DegT/DnrJ/EryC1/StrS family aminotransferase, whose product is MHSQDYDRIFLSPPHLGRHELNYVHKAIEDNWVAPAGPNLAGFEQDICQYTGAAHCVALASGTAAIHLGLLLLGVGPGDEVLCPSFTFVATANPILYLGATPVFVDSEPTTWNMCPDRLREAIEDRIRLGKKPKALILVHLYGMPALLPQLLAIAEAHDIPVLEDAAEALGSRFDGRRLGTFGHVGVFSFNGNKIITTSGGGALVTNRTDWAEKTRFLATQAKDPAPYYQHSTVGYNYRLSNILAGIGRGQMELIDSRVKSRREIFAWYEQNLRDVPALQFGPTEPALGTSNRWLTAVTLDPEHTSVTPEQVHQHLETHNVESRPLWKPLHQQPLFAHTPRYGQAVSADLFARGLCLPSGSAMTETDLRRVAGALREILQS